The Glycine soja cultivar W05 chromosome 9, ASM419377v2, whole genome shotgun sequence sequence ACCGCATCATCCATGGTTCCAGTCAATAATTATATGATGGGTGGCTATAATGATTCTAAGATGTATCATCAATACctcaaatatttttgttttttttatagtctttagatacttttttattagatataatcttattcaaattagataagattattataaattacaaaactcttttgaatatttaatacaTTATGCAATTACATATTTAAACTTGAACTTGTAactgttaattattaattaagttaaagCAATCTCATGTGAAAATGATCCAAGTATTTAATGAGAAAATGTGAGCAAAAGAAAATGCTAAGAATATGTTTGGCTGCATAACAACTTCCAGTGGACCAACATCTACAGCCTTCAAAATCAAGCCCTAATGATACTAAATGAAAGCACAAACTTGTATATATTCAAAGAAGTTGCTTGGTTACCGGAATTCATCAAAATACCCTGCATGACACGGAAGTCATAACAATGGCTTTTAAGATTGGTAATCTATTAATTAATCTCACACTAAATTCAAGGTCTTGATTAAACGTGCTACTCAGGGTTTCTGAGTTAAACTTCATTAATGGATATTTCGGGCTTGAGTTGTTATTAGCTGCATTGTAATGACTTCTGTTTATTAAACTTGGTgattttgtaaaacaaattattaaagtAGTATAGTTTCGAAACTATTTACATATTATGGATGATTTTTGTCATATAGAATTTAAGAGACGTTATTCTAAGTGATATCtcacattaattttttgtcattttgcaTGAGACGTCCATACTAAAATTTGATACCAATTCAAGTGTCCCGTCAACAAGAGCCACTACTTTGATAGACTTCACCCTGGTTTCCTTGTTTGCAAAGGAGACGTCACTCTCGCAGACTTCACCTTCATTTCACGGACAGGACACTTAAACATGAGTAATTTGTTTTCCAAAATCACTCAGTTTAGTGAATATCATAACAATGTAAACAAGTCATATACACGTAAAACCAACATGCTAATGAGAAAACTAATATGGTTGAATGGttaataatgttaaattttctttGTTAATATTTACTATATTATAGAACATGACAAATTGTTATACTGGAGAGATAAATGTGAGAAGTCTCATAATTAGATATAAATATGTTTGTTAAACaacatataattgaaaaaatctCATAAACGTAATGTCTTAATTAAGATTTTCTTAGATGTGGTGTTAAGTTTAGTTGTATGATTTATTTGTGTCTCAATAAAGGAAATGTCCTCTAATTCTATACTTTGATCCAGGACGGACAATGCTGAATTTGTAACTTTAACCCTACTTTCTTGGTAGCCCATCCTCATTTTCTACCATTGCCATAATTTTTGAAAAGGATGACTCACGTTTAATGGGCTGCCAATGTTCCTTTATATTTTCCCTAATTTTACCCTCTAAACAATGAATACATACctaacaatttattattttcgtaATTTTACCAAGGTGAATCAACCAAGCACATTTACCTTGTCACACAAGATTTGTATGGTGGACCCTCCTCTGCCCAATAATTCCACAATCTAATTTAAGATCACCACAGGTGCGCTTTCTTCCTATTCTAATTCCAAAATACCTTTTACACAATGTCAAACTAGTGAAGGTTCCAAAAGTAAGAAGTTGGTAAGTGCTTACTTTTCAGTCAGGTCagggaaaatgaaaaaaaaaaaggttacaaaaaaaaaaccttcactAATATCATAATAGTCCAAATGATAATAGGGGGTGTAATTTGTATGATCCAATATGAAAATGTTCGTACACATTTTTCTCATCAAAACTTAGCTAACACCACTTCTTTCCATGTCTCCATATTAATTACCCTTCTTTAACCTTTCCCTCTACCTCTCAACCTTATTTAAATCTCCACACAACTGGAATGCTTTTCCCAAACCTGTTCTATTTAACCTGAGTGCCTCAAACTTCtctccaacaacaacaatggcAAGAAAAACTTTAGCTTGGTCCTTGCTTCTAGGGATGGCTTGTTCCATAGTTATTGGTTCATATGAGGAGAGCTTTCCTCCTAGGACATTTTCTAGTAACAACTATCATGAAGCAATACAAAGATTGCAGTCATTTAAGGCCTCTCTAACAAGACATGATTCCATTGCTTCAGCCTCATCTTCCTTATCAACCTTCTCAAGCCCTTCTTCtgctccttctccttctctctcacTTCAGGTAATTCAACTATGTGTCACCCCCCCTAGTCTTTAGTCTAgtacatttttcttttgtggTGAAAATATCAAGTGTTTGATATATTTTGTGTCATGCAGGGCGTGAACAATCCACGCGTGTACCGTGTGACGTCTTATGGTGCAGATCCAACGGGTAATTCGGATAGCACTGAAGCACTCCTTGCAGCCATAGAAGATGCAGCCAAGGGTCCTAGTGAAGGATATTTGATGGAAGGCATCAGAGACCTTGGAGGTGCTCAGATTAATCTTGAGGGTGGAAATTACTTGATCAGCCGGTCACTCAAGTTGCCGGTGGCCGGGGTGGGGAACCTTATGGTATGCCTGCAGAATACCATTCTAATTGTTAACTTCATCATTCATGAACAACtttttatatgacaaatataaaCCACCTATAAGTTAGTATTAGTTAATGTACAATATCAAAAGTATCttccaaattcattttatttgccAATTGTCACTTTGCTGTAACTTGTAAGACTTTATGACggctaaatttaatttttgaggcAGGTGGTCCAATTTTTGGTCAAGATGGTGAAGCAGTTGGTCTAACTAGACCAAGAAAATAAGACTATAGCTATtaagattttagaaaaaaattgccCTTCTTCAACCGTCATTCCTTTATTGCCActactttttgttcttttctacacggttttatcttttctaattttaacCAATTTTTGTTACATAAAGTTGCAGAAAAGTCAAGACAAACTGTACTTTTCCAATTTCTTTATTCAATAAGACATCCAAAAGACCTTAAATTTCGATAGCTAAGTTTGAtttattgtttgtattttgatGCAAAAACAGATACATGGAGGGACTATAAGAGCCTCAGATAATTTTCCAGAAGACGGCTATATCATTGATTTGTCACCCTCTTCTAATGGAAGAAACAGTTTACCATCCTACAATTTTGAGTTCATAACTCTCAAGGAACTCTTGCTGGACTCAAACTTCAGGGGTGGAGGCATTTCAGTCATAAACTCACTTAGGACTAACATAGACAATTGTTACATCACACATTTCACCACCAATGGAATTTTAGTCCAAAGTGGTCATGAAACATACATCAGGAACTCTTTCCTCGGCCAGCATATAACTGCTGGCGGCGACAAAAATGAGAGGAACTTCTCAGGCACTGGAATAACCCTCCAGGGTAATGACAATGCTGTCACTGATGTTGTAATTTTCTCTGCTGCTATAGGAATAATGGTTACTGGTCAAGCTAATGCCTTTTCTGGTGTACATTGTTACAATAAGGCCACTGGCTTTGGAGGCACTGGAATTTATTTGAAACTACCAGGTTTGACCCAAACCAGGATTGTGAATTCTTACATGGATTACACTAGTATTGTGGCGGAAGACCCGGTTCAACTCCATATCTCCAGCAGTTTCTTCCTTGGTGATGCCAATATTGTCCTAAAGTCCAAGAATGGAATTGTGAATGGTGTTGATATTGTTGATAACATGTTCTCAGGTTCAAATCAGGGTGTTGAAATTGTTCAGCTTGACCAATCAAATAGTCCTTTCCAACAAATTGATCAAGTTATTGTTGATAGAAACATTGCAAGGGGGATGAAGTTAAAGGCCACAGTTGCCAAAATGTCTATGCAAGGGAATGGAACCTCTTGGAGTGTTGATTTTAACAATGTTTTGCTTTTTCCTAACCTCATAAAGAATGTTCAGTACTCTTTAAGCTCCTCAGGCAGCACCTTCCCCAATCATGCTCTGAGGAACGTGTCCGAGAATCGTGTTGTGATTGAAACAAATGAAGCAGTGGCTGCCAATGTTTTTGTTACGGTGGATCAAAGTGCGTTAAGTTGAAGAAGGTCTGAAGGTGGTGACCAAAAAGTTTGGTCAAGAGTCTTGACTCGAAGGAATTGTGCATACCGAGTTGTGAACTCTTTCTTTGGATCAACTTAAAGTAACCATAGTACCATATACTAAACACTGCTATAGATTTAGAAGATGTAGATTGACTGAACCACACATTATACAGTAACTGAATGAAAAGTATTGTATTGATAAAAGATATACTCTTTCTatagtttgtttttgtaaaacaGGTCCTAGGTTGAATCAAAACCAGCATCTTGTTCTCATTatacagaataaaaaaaatgagagaatttTATTATAGCAACTTCAGGCGAATAAGTCATAAAAGAGCTTGTTTCATTGCTACTTCCTTACAAAAATCAACATAACACCAACATAAGACCAAAACTTCCAGTTTCAGAATATATCTAACCCTGTGTGTCTACAAACATGCTGACTCACAATAGTAATGtgcttaaattttctttaaaatcagCACAACTATCACTTGGACTAGTGTCATATTCCTTACTAATAACAGTACATGCATACTGATACTACTATCTTGGTAGTTTTGAGTATGATTGCATACTATTGTCTGTTGAGTAATCATTACTTTAGTTGTTTCTTTAAGAACTTAGTAGGTCCATATGATAACTTGGAATTATAAGTACTTACATTAATAGCTTTGTTGGGAATCTGGTAACCAATTAAGTTCTTGTAACATGAAATAATACaagttcttttaaataaaatatttcatccTAAACCACAGGAAGGAAATACCTTGGATAATACAAAGCACAACCCAGTCCCATCTGTTTAATGAAATTGACACAATGAGTCACGCAATTCCATCTGTTGAATGAAACTGTTATAGGCCGAGAGGCTTATTGAGCAGACCCTGAATCCTTCTAAAAACCTGCTGTGGCAGTGTATCATAAGTTTTTTTGAGCTTGGATCGAACATTCATTGTAACCTCGATTGTAAACTTGCATTCAAGTATTGTGACAAGTTCTTCTAAACACCATTGCAAAGAACATAGTCTTGTCAGAATATGATCAACGAAATACATGATGCTTCAATTGCTTCAACAAGTGATGGCCATATTTCATCTCCTTCTCATGTTTATCATCTACAAAGGCATTTATCTTCTTACTTTTGAAAGTGTCAATCAAATGGCTAAGACAGCTGCGATGGATGTCAACACCCCTGAAGCTAACAAAAGCATCATACTTTATTTGAGGAGTCTTGTTCCTGACATTGGTTTTTTCCTCTTCATGTGACACTCTCTATCCcgatatacatataaataagaaaaacatataaaaatatgaaatttaattaaattaattttattcaaattacttAAACCAATTCATGTGGGTAAGATGATCATATTCGTTTCactgttaccaaataaaacttattaaaaatatctttggcTCAAAACAAGTCGTCTAAGTTTACAAtggaacatcatgcaattaaaatagaactcatgccccaatgtcacatcctatcaaaaCATTGTGTCCTAGTGACCTCTAGCACGAGATTCTTTAAAGTCATTCATTTAACACAAAGtttgagttatcacatttctaaataaaatacagataaataaagacataatcaaaatgcattatagaaatatttataacatagttaaacttaatacaatccacgtCACCTCACCACTTTATCttgtaaaattcatttttcaatcaccaatcacattgtatatgaatcacacactcgagtCAAGACGTAACAACACTCACCAATTTCATAATAAGCAATTGATaggcgttatgcaacaattatactaagacttaaGTTTATATACAATGTAGTACCATGTCAAGTCTCTTCATTGTCTCTGTCTGAGGGAGGTTTCTCTCACCACAAACATTATTTCGTAAATCTCAACAGTGGGAGTGAGCAAAATTAAGTTCCGAACTTGAcgttcaaatttcacgacgatctaATAGTTAACAAGTCCGGCAtcgtaattttatttaacaagtTTGGGTGTATGCGGAAAAAAGAGAATTATGTGTCATGGACATTTCTCTCACCTTATTTCCCAAATCCGAACAGTGGGGAtatccaaaattaattttcaaacttagtgttcaaatttcatgacaatcGAACTATTAATGAATCCGAGAtggtagttttactgagacatgTTTGAGTGCATCCGAAAAGACAAAGTGATCATgattggtcaccttatgattttacttagtgaaagTGACCTAACATACCCATTATGTagcgtgtcttgttatgtatttCTAAGCGTCTCAGtgtgatttttcactgacatgataccacattgcatatagtcttgaatcttagtataattgttgcataatgtctgtaaattatttattatgaaattagtGAGTGTTGTTACATCTTGAttcgagtgtgtgattcatgtgtaatgtgattgataattgaaaaatgaattttaaatgataaagtggtgaagtgatgTGGATTATATTAAGTTgagctatgttataaatatttttataatatattttgtttatgtcgttgtttgtgtttggatcatgtgatgatctcgaactttttATTTGTAGAAGTAGGTGATTAGATAGATTGCTTTAAGGAATCTCATGCTAGAGAGCGTTGAGATACAACACTTTGATAAAATGTAACATTAAGATATAAGTTTCTATATTATTTGCATAATATTctaaacatgttattttatgttattttgctGGTTAACTGTTTCcttttgtaagaaaaatttggatGATGAAAATGAATGTGACATTTTTattcacttgaatttgtttatctcatttgaataaaattaatttaattaaatttcatataaattatatatatatatatatatatatatatatatatatatatatatatatatatatatatatatatatatattcggaCAAAAGATGTCCCACTATGACCatacattttcttttcaatagtatattatgttaaaaaatgattCACAAGGATTTACAAATTTCTAGCAAACTTACCATCTTACCCAATAAGTAAACatatagtatatataaatatgttgtagaaaaaataaattataattaatatacatatcaatgcataataaaagaaactattataatatataaaatttagtacaataaaaatacattaactCATTGGAAATGTAATCACGCACATACATGGCACTGCTTGTGTTTTGTGTTTTCACTAGAATAGTAAATGTAAAAAGTAGACAGCTTGATtgcttaaaagaaaatttattaaataattataaaatagaaaCACACAACACAAAAGAAAGGCAAAGGCAATGATGGCTACTTGTTAACCAATGGTTCAAGCGAGGTGTGTGatcgaagaaaaaaaagagtgaaagatAAAACACGGTAGTGGAAATAT is a genomic window containing:
- the LOC114367370 gene encoding polygalacturonase QRT3-like, giving the protein MARKTLAWSLLLGMACSIVIGSYEESFPPRTFSSNNYHEAIQRLQSFKASLTRHDSIASASSSLSTFSSPSSAPSPSLSLQGVNNPRVYRVTSYGADPTGNSDSTEALLAAIEDAAKGPSEGYLMEGIRDLGGAQINLEGGNYLISRSLKLPVAGVGNLMIHGGTIRASDNFPEDGYIIDLSPSSNGRNSLPSYNFEFITLKELLLDSNFRGGGISVINSLRTNIDNCYITHFTTNGILVQSGHETYIRNSFLGQHITAGGDKNERNFSGTGITLQGNDNAVTDVVIFSAAIGIMVTGQANAFSGVHCYNKATGFGGTGIYLKLPGLTQTRIVNSYMDYTSIVAEDPVQLHISSSFFLGDANIVLKSKNGIVNGVDIVDNMFSGSNQGVEIVQLDQSNSPFQQIDQVIVDRNIARGMKLKATVAKMSMQGNGTSWSVDFNNVLLFPNLIKNVQYSLSSSGSTFPNHALRNVSENRVVIETNEAVAANVFVTVDQSALS